The proteins below come from a single Necator americanus strain Aroian chromosome V, whole genome shotgun sequence genomic window:
- a CDS encoding hypothetical protein (NECATOR_CHRV.G20072.T4), with the protein MNQRTTAAVRTPAGCTTPFEVVTRVRQGAVAGPFLFNFAIDDIMRRTVDQCPADIFLAPSGCPLTDLEYADDVVIFAESSTKLQHVVNLVSKLAAACGVRLRPDKCKQMWISSRPRTGIRVDGQPIELVDEFCYLGCTLKNNGSYEKDTQQCAKAISAFNSLTKCLWSKPSPTKLGQHQHVVYRQTTRGKHQHLAPPSKVAKVNRLRFFGHILRRPADRLAQRVLRSSSGSSWKKPPGRKQKFWTEAVKEDLRTLGMDRQFRRDVKFRRVWNNDEWIDSVQALAEDREGWAELCSRTAHLGEDAGNRVRR; encoded by the exons atgaatcaacgaacaactgctgcagttcgaacaccagccggatgtacaacaccgtttgaagttgTAActagagtaagacaaggggcagtggcaggacctttcctgttcaatttcgcaatcgacgacattatgcgaagaacagtcgaccagtgtcctgccgacattttcttagcaccatctgggtgccccttgactgacctcgagtacgccgacgatgttgttatattcgcggaaagcagtacgaaacttcaacatgttgtcaaccttgtatcgaagctggctgcagcctgtggagtacgcctacgccctgataaatgcaagcagatgtggatctcttcgagaccacgaacgggaatcagggtggacggacaaccgatagaactcgtcgatgagttctgttacttaGGCTGTACGctaaagaacaacggcagctacgagaaagataccCAACaatgcgctaaggccatttctgcatttaactccttaacgaaatgcctgtggtcgaagccatcaccaacgaa acttgggcagcaccagcatgtggtataccggcagacgacacgtggaaaacatcaacatcttgcaccgccatcgaaagtggctaaagtaaatcgtcttcgcttctttggtcatatattaaggagaccggcagatcgccttgctcaacgagttctgaggagttcgtcgggttcgagctggaagaagccacctggccgaaaacagaagttctggactgaggcggtgaaagaggacttgaggacactcggcatggataggcagttcaggcgagacgtaaagtttcgCAGAGTATGGAAtaacgacgaatggattgattctgtgcaagctctcgcagaagatcgagaaggttgggcagaactGTGTTCAAgaacggcacacctcggcgaagatgcgggtaatcgcgtcaggcgatga
- a CDS encoding hypothetical protein (NECATOR_CHRV.G20072.T3), whose amino-acid sequence MRALKLQLDYVLARNIPQSDIRKSRAVWDVAFDSDHRPVLLSFKKRFHNRNREVPLQPKIDMAGLKDDECRRKFRLHVSIHIGVRTRKKLSDADSFAKCIQDAARETLPVLLSRKKFAFASAETKSTYNSVCVARSAGDFNQEKRLRRKLRRQLQQDRDNEWTSRAMEFEKAWEDRNPRKTYALLKQYRGKMKRCSPVLNTASGVAVGEATLPIWKEHFKTLLNRLAPSALELEHVHRPTYAVNEEPPTVSEVLVCIQKMKNGKSGGDNGISAEMLKYLPPSGIREMTKIIRSIWRDERIADSWRHAIIIPLHKNLSVTDPRNYRGVSLLRVMYKVLERIILDRLIKHREETTRDEQTGFRPGRSTIDQVFIVRRVIEIWQRCSKPMQLAFLDFEAAFDSPHRGRLLNGVPGKFVRLLDDMNQRTTAAVRTPAGCTTPFEVVTRVRQGAVAGPFLFNFAIDDIMRRTVDQCPADIFLAPSGCPLTDLEYADDVVIFAESSTKLQHVVNLVSKLAAACGVRLRPDKCKQMWISSRPRTGIRVDGQPIELVDEFCYLGCTLKNNGSYEKDTQQCAKAISAFNSLTKCLWSKPSPTKLGQHQHVVYRQTTRGKHQHLAPPSKVAKVNRLRFFGHILRRPADRLAQRVLRSSSGSSWKKPPGRKQKFWTEAVKEDLRTLGMDRQFRRDVKFRRVWNNDEWIDSVQALAEDREGWAELCSRTAHLGEDAGNRVRR is encoded by the exons atgagggctcttaaacttcagctcgactacgttctggcgaggaacattcctcagtcagatatccgaaaatctagagctgtttgggatgtcgcgttcgactctgaccaccgtccagttcttctcagcttcaagaaaCGGTTCCACAACAGAAACCGagaagttcctcttcaaccgaaaatcgacatggcaggtctgaaagacgatgaatgcagaagaaaattccgcctacatgtgtctattcatattggagtacggaccaggaagaagcttagcgatgcggattccttcgcaaagtgcatccaggacgctgcaagggaaacgctcccggttctattgtcgcggaagaagtttgcctttgcatctgcggaaacaaaatccacatacaattctgtatgtgtcgcgcgcagcgctggtgacttcaaccaggaaaagcgtcttagaaggaagctgcgtcgtcaactgcaacaagaccgcgataacgagtggacgtcaagagcgatggagtttgagaaggcgtgggaggacaggaacccgcggaaaacctatgctctactaaaacagtataggggcaaaatgaaaagatgttcccctgtcctcaacactgccagtggggtagctgtcggtgaagcaacccttccaatttggaaggaacacttcaagaccttgctgaaccggctagcaccgtcagctcttgaactcgaacacgttcatagaccgacatacgcggttaacgaggagccaccgaccgtgtcggaggtcctggtctgtattcaaaaaatgaagaatggaaaatctggcggagacaacgggattagcgcagaaatgctaaaatatcttcctccgtctgggattcgtgagatgacaaagatcatccgttcaatatggagaGACGAAAGGATagctgattcgtggagacacgctatcataattcccctccacaagaatttatccgtcacggaccccaggaattatcgaggagtctctttgctgcgtgttatgtacaaggtattggagcgcattatcctggaccgactcattaaacatcgcgaagaaacaacgcgcgacgagcaaactggctttcgtcctggccgatctacgattgaccaggtgttcatcgtcaggagagtgatcgaaatctggcagcgatgttcgaagccaatgcaactagcgtttctggactttgaagccgcgttcgactctcctcaccgaggccgtcttctcaatggagtaccaggaaagttcgttcgcttgcttgatgacatgaatcaacgaacaactgctgcagttcgaacaccagccggatgtacaacaccgtttgaagttgTAActagagtaagacaaggggcagtggcaggacctttcctgttcaatttcgcaatcgacgacattatgcgaagaacagtcgaccagtgtcctgccgacattttcttagcaccatctgggtgccccttgactgacctcgagtacgccgacgatgttgttatattcgcggaaagcagtacgaaacttcaacatgttgtcaaccttgtatcgaagctggctgcagcctgtggagtacgcctacgccctgataaatgcaagcagatgtggatctcttcgagaccacgaacgggaatcagggtggacggacaaccgatagaactcgtcgatgagttctgttacttaGGCTGTACGctaaagaacaacggcagctacgagaaagataccCAACaatgcgctaaggccatttctgcatttaactccttaacgaaatgcctgtggtcgaagccatcaccaacgaa acttgggcagcaccagcatgtggtataccggcagacgacacgtggaaaacatcaacatcttgcaccgccatcgaaagtggctaaagtaaatcgtcttcgcttctttggtcatatattaaggagaccggcagatcgccttgctcaacgagttctgaggagttcgtcgggttcgagctggaagaagccacctggccgaaaacagaagttctggactgaggcggtgaaagaggacttgaggacactcggcatggataggcagttcaggcgagacgtaaagtttcgCAGAGTATGGAAtaacgacgaatggattgattctgtgcaagctctcgcagaagatcgagaaggttgggcagaactGTGTTCAAgaacggcacacctcggcgaagatgcgggtaatcgcgtcaggcgatga
- a CDS encoding hypothetical protein (NECATOR_CHRV.G20072.T1) has translation MMYESETWAAPACGIPADDTRPADRLAQRVLRSSSGSSWKKPPGRKQKFWTEAVKEDLRTLGMDRQFRRDVKFRRVWNNDEWIDSVQALAEDREGWAELCSRTAHLGEDAGNRVRR, from the exons atgatgtacgaatcggagacttgggcagcaccagcatgtggtataccggcagacgacac gagaccggcagatcgccttgctcaacgagttctgaggagttcgtcgggttcgagctggaagaagccacctggccgaaaacagaagttctggactgaggcggtgaaagaggacttgaggacactcggcatggataggcagttcaggcgagacgtaaagtttcgCAGAGTATGGAAtaacgacgaatggattgattctgtgcaagctctcgcagaagatcgagaaggttgggcagaactGTGTTCAAgaacggcacacctcggcgaagatgcgggtaatcgcgtcaggcgatga
- a CDS encoding hypothetical protein (NECATOR_CHRV.G20072.T2): MAGLKDDECRRKFRLHVSIHIGVRTRKKLSDADSFAKCIQDAARETLPVLLSRKKFAFASAETKSTYNSVCVARSAGDFNQEKRLRRKLRRQLQQDRDNEWTSRAMEFEKAWEDRNPRKTYALLKQYRGKMKRCSPVLNTASGVAVGEATLPIWKEHFKTLLNRLAPSALELEHVHRPTYAVNEEPPTVSEVLVCIQKMKNGKSGGDNGISAEMLKYLPPSGIREMTKIIRSIWRDERIADSWRHAIIIPLHKNLSVTDPRNYRGVSLLRVMYKVLERIILDRLIKHREETTRDEQTGFRPGRSTIDQVFIVRRVIEIWQRCSKPMQLAFLDFEAAFDSPHRGRLLNGVPGKFVRLLDDMNQRTTAAVRTPAGCTTPFEVVTRVRQGAVAGPFLFNFAIDDIMRRTVDQCPADIFLAPSGCPLTDLEYADDVVIFAESSTKLQHVVNLVSKLAAACGVRLRPDKCKQMWISSRPRTGIRVDGQPIELVDEFCYLGCTLKNNGSYEKDTQQCAKAISAFNSLTKCLWSKPSPTK, translated from the coding sequence atggcaggtctgaaagacgatgaatgcagaagaaaattccgcctacatgtgtctattcatattggagtacggaccaggaagaagcttagcgatgcggattccttcgcaaagtgcatccaggacgctgcaagggaaacgctcccggttctattgtcgcggaagaagtttgcctttgcatctgcggaaacaaaatccacatacaattctgtatgtgtcgcgcgcagcgctggtgacttcaaccaggaaaagcgtcttagaaggaagctgcgtcgtcaactgcaacaagaccgcgataacgagtggacgtcaagagcgatggagtttgagaaggcgtgggaggacaggaacccgcggaaaacctatgctctactaaaacagtataggggcaaaatgaaaagatgttcccctgtcctcaacactgccagtggggtagctgtcggtgaagcaacccttccaatttggaaggaacacttcaagaccttgctgaaccggctagcaccgtcagctcttgaactcgaacacgttcatagaccgacatacgcggttaacgaggagccaccgaccgtgtcggaggtcctggtctgtattcaaaaaatgaagaatggaaaatctggcggagacaacgggattagcgcagaaatgctaaaatatcttcctccgtctgggattcgtgagatgacaaagatcatccgttcaatatggagaGACGAAAGGATagctgattcgtggagacacgctatcataattcccctccacaagaatttatccgtcacggaccccaggaattatcgaggagtctctttgctgcgtgttatgtacaaggtattggagcgcattatcctggaccgactcattaaacatcgcgaagaaacaacgcgcgacgagcaaactggctttcgtcctggccgatctacgattgaccaggtgttcatcgtcaggagagtgatcgaaatctggcagcgatgttcgaagccaatgcaactagcgtttctggactttgaagccgcgttcgactctcctcaccgaggccgtcttctcaatggagtaccaggaaagttcgttcgcttgcttgatgacatgaatcaacgaacaactgctgcagttcgaacaccagccggatgtacaacaccgtttgaagttgTAActagagtaagacaaggggcagtggcaggacctttcctgttcaatttcgcaatcgacgacattatgcgaagaacagtcgaccagtgtcctgccgacattttcttagcaccatctgggtgccccttgactgacctcgagtacgccgacgatgttgttatattcgcggaaagcagtacgaaacttcaacatgttgtcaaccttgtatcgaagctggctgcagcctgtggagtacgcctacgccctgataaatgcaagcagatgtggatctcttcgagaccacgaacgggaatcagggtggacggacaaccgatagaactcgtcgatgagttctgttacttaGGCTGTACGctaaagaacaacggcagctacgagaaagataccCAACaatgcgctaaggccatttctgcatttaactccttaacgaaatgcctgtggtcgaagccatcaccaacgaagtga
- a CDS encoding hypothetical protein (NECATOR_CHRV.G20073.T1) codes for MAKASHTLQKSAVVQHIAKAHNLKGQLPEESANCLESLATTIRFVTLNCRTLSSEVQQAALSRLLRYLCVAFAALQETRMRDRPVISIENYTIYCGDADENKVGGCAIAVRNDYKNLVEEFGSMSSRCAFLRLRDRGGRKLWIVSAHAPTETAEYNSKNAFYDELNALMSKIPSQQVVIVGIDANAKMGLEQQSDVLGKWYYAAERTSDNGDRLVDLCEQTSLIIASTFKRNDRRHQLTWQGSTLLTPEE; via the coding sequence atggcgaaagcttcccatacattgcaaaaaagtgctgtcgtccagcacatcgccaaagcccataacctgaaaggtcaactgcctgaagaaTCTGCCAACTGCCTGGAATCGTtagcaacaaccattcgtttcgtgacgctgaactgccgaacactatcgagtgaagtccaacaagccgctctatccagacttctgcgatatctttGTGTggcttttgctgcactgcaggaaacacgcatgagagaccggcccgtcatcagcatcgaaaattacaccatatactgcggcgatgctgatgagaacaaagtaggtggttgcgcgatagctgtgaggaacgattacaagaacctggtggaggaatttggctcaatgtcgtctagatgcgcctttttacgactgcgggatcgcggaggacgtaaactctggatcgtaagtgctcacgcacctacggaaaccgctgagtaCAACAGTAAGAACgccttttatgatgaactcaatgcgttgatgtctaaaataccaagccagcaggtggtcattgtcggaatcgacgcaaatgcgaagatgggactcgaacagcaatctgatgtgctaggaaaatggtactatgcagcggagcgcacttcggacaacggtgaccgtctggtcgacttgtgcgaacagacgagcctcatcatcgcttccacgtttaagaggaatgatcgacgccatcagctcacgtggcaggggtcaacccttttaacgcctgaagagtag